Proteins encoded together in one Mycobacterium simiae window:
- a CDS encoding LLM class F420-dependent oxidoreductase has protein sequence MRFGLFIPQGWRMDLVGIDPAKHWAVMRDLAVYADGSAWDSLWVYDHFHTVPMPSAEATHEAWSLMSAYAATTSRIKLGQMCTAMSYRNPVYLAKVAATVDIISGGRIQMGIGGGWYEHEWRAYGYGFPSAGVRLGRLDEGVQIMRDAWRNGNVSFDGKHYQVDGAIVEPKPLQDNGIPLWIAGGGEKVTLRIAAQYAQYTNFTAEPEAFTHKSEVLAAHCREAGTDFDAIVRSSNFTAIVGTSDAEVKDRQRRVRDRLAGYVPESLADSMTSSMPDAASGTTEQVIERLTKIRDLGCEYAIVYFPEAAYDRSGIELFEREVIPALS, from the coding sequence ATGCGCTTTGGACTTTTCATTCCGCAGGGCTGGCGGATGGATCTGGTAGGCATCGACCCCGCGAAACATTGGGCGGTGATGCGGGACCTGGCCGTCTACGCCGACGGCAGCGCGTGGGACTCGCTGTGGGTCTACGACCACTTCCACACCGTGCCGATGCCCAGCGCCGAGGCGACACACGAGGCGTGGTCGTTGATGTCGGCCTACGCCGCGACCACGTCGCGAATCAAGCTCGGACAGATGTGCACGGCGATGAGCTATCGCAACCCGGTGTATCTGGCCAAGGTGGCGGCCACCGTCGACATCATCTCCGGCGGTCGCATCCAGATGGGCATCGGCGGCGGTTGGTACGAACACGAATGGCGGGCATATGGGTACGGATTCCCGTCGGCCGGGGTGCGGCTGGGCCGGCTGGACGAGGGCGTGCAGATCATGCGGGACGCCTGGCGCAACGGCAACGTCAGCTTCGACGGCAAGCACTACCAGGTCGACGGAGCGATCGTCGAGCCCAAGCCTTTGCAGGACAACGGAATTCCGTTGTGGATCGCCGGTGGCGGGGAGAAGGTGACGCTGCGCATTGCGGCACAATATGCCCAGTACACCAACTTCACCGCCGAACCCGAAGCGTTCACCCACAAATCCGAGGTGCTCGCCGCGCATTGCCGCGAGGCAGGGACCGACTTCGACGCCATCGTCCGCTCGTCCAACTTCACCGCGATCGTGGGCACCTCCGACGCCGAGGTCAAAGACCGGCAGCGCCGCGTACGCGACCGGTTGGCCGGGTATGTCCCTGAGTCGCTGGCGGATTCGATGACGTCAAGCATGCCGGACGCTGCGTCGGGCACTACGGAGCAGGTAATCGAGCGGTTGACCAAAATCCGTGATCTCGGCTGTGAGTACGCGATCGTATACTTCCCCGAGGCGGCCTATGACCGCTCGGGCATCGAGTTGTTCGAACGTGAAGTGATTCCCGCCCTGAGCTAG
- a CDS encoding putative quinol monooxygenase, whose protein sequence is MTVTVILELNFKPDEVAAGRELMGRALQDTRAFNGNVRTDVLIDEDDEAHWLIYEIWETVEDDEAYRSFRAGEGKLTQLPPLLASPPVKKRYLTSDV, encoded by the coding sequence GTGACGGTCACCGTGATACTTGAGCTCAACTTCAAGCCCGACGAGGTCGCCGCAGGGCGCGAACTGATGGGGCGGGCGCTGCAAGACACCCGAGCTTTCAACGGAAACGTCCGGACCGACGTGCTCATCGACGAGGACGACGAAGCGCACTGGCTGATCTACGAAATCTGGGAAACCGTCGAGGACGACGAGGCCTACCGCAGCTTTCGCGCCGGCGAAGGCAAGCTGACCCAGCTACCTCCCCTGCTGGCCAGCCCACCGGTCAAGAAGCGGTACCTCACCAGCGACGTCTGA
- a CDS encoding ABC transporter substrate-binding protein, translated as MHRLAFRVGLVLVLAAGAPACVSRSSGPQLIGVPAAVPLSELSDVTLRVGDQKGGTEALLRAANALDNLPYQISFSTFTSGPPQIEALTAGKIDFAITGNTPPVFGAAANSKTRVVAAWDGAAPGEQILVRASSPITTIRDLASKTILVAKGSAAHANVLEHLADNGLKPKDVNLVFLQPADALSAFANGQGDAWVIWEPYTAQAELTLKVRNLGNAENGYWFGSASTRALTDPKRNSALADLLIRYERAARWARENPSQWAAKYGKAVGLKPEIAALAQSRQVRRPIPLDDKVVSAEQRLADLFAAADQIPEAPDIAKWVDRRFNSVLAASGA; from the coding sequence TTGCACCGCTTGGCCTTTCGCGTCGGTCTCGTGCTGGTGCTTGCGGCCGGCGCACCGGCGTGCGTGTCACGGTCGTCGGGGCCGCAACTGATCGGGGTGCCCGCGGCGGTGCCGCTGTCCGAGCTTTCCGACGTCACCCTGCGAGTCGGTGACCAGAAGGGTGGGACCGAGGCGCTGCTGCGCGCGGCCAATGCCCTGGACAATTTGCCGTACCAGATCTCGTTTTCGACGTTCACCTCAGGCCCGCCGCAAATCGAGGCGTTGACCGCCGGCAAAATCGATTTTGCGATCACCGGGAACACACCGCCGGTTTTCGGCGCGGCGGCCAACTCGAAGACGCGGGTGGTGGCGGCATGGGATGGCGCAGCGCCGGGCGAGCAAATCCTGGTGCGGGCAAGTTCGCCGATCACCACGATCCGCGATCTGGCCAGCAAGACGATCCTGGTTGCTAAGGGCAGCGCCGCGCACGCCAATGTGCTTGAGCACCTCGCCGATAACGGCCTCAAACCCAAGGACGTCAACCTGGTGTTCCTGCAGCCCGCCGACGCGCTGTCGGCCTTCGCCAACGGACAGGGCGACGCCTGGGTCATTTGGGAGCCTTACACCGCGCAGGCCGAGCTCACCTTGAAGGTGCGCAACCTCGGGAACGCCGAAAACGGCTACTGGTTCGGCAGTGCTTCGACACGGGCACTGACCGACCCGAAACGCAACTCCGCGTTGGCCGATCTTTTGATCCGCTATGAACGCGCGGCCCGGTGGGCGCGCGAAAACCCGTCACAGTGGGCGGCCAAGTACGGCAAAGCCGTCGGTCTCAAACCCGAAATCGCCGCGCTCGCGCAGAGTCGGCAGGTGCGGCGGCCGATTCCCCTTGACGATAAGGTGGTCAGCGCCGAACAACGGTTGGCCGACCTGTTCGCGGCCGCCGATCAAATTCCCGAGGCGCCCGACATTGCCAAGTGGGTTGACCGTAGGTTCAACAGCGTGCTCGCGGCCAGCGGCGCGTAG
- a CDS encoding ABC transporter ATP-binding protein, with translation MTVTSERQTTVVGKLNHIDKWYGTRKVLDGISLEIRAHEIVALVGRSGCGKSTVLRVLAGLSPDHTGEREVAGAPAVAFQEPRLFPWRDVLTNVQYGLYRARLSPDAVRARSERALGEIGLTDHAKAWPPTLSGGQAQRVSLARALVAEPQLLLLDEPFGALDALTRLSMRALLLDLWRAHGFGVLLVTHDVDEAIELADRVLVLEDGRIAHSLEIEAPRPTASQRTAQHDRYRAELLDKLGVRH, from the coding sequence ATGACAGTGACATCCGAACGACAGACCACGGTCGTCGGGAAACTCAACCACATCGACAAGTGGTATGGCACCCGCAAGGTGCTCGACGGCATATCCCTCGAGATCCGCGCCCACGAGATCGTCGCACTGGTGGGCCGCAGCGGTTGCGGCAAATCGACGGTACTGCGGGTGCTGGCCGGGCTTTCGCCCGACCACACCGGCGAGCGGGAGGTCGCCGGTGCACCGGCGGTCGCCTTTCAGGAGCCTCGACTGTTCCCGTGGCGCGACGTGCTCACCAATGTGCAGTACGGGCTCTACCGCGCACGGCTCTCCCCGGACGCCGTACGCGCCCGGTCCGAGCGGGCGCTGGGCGAGATCGGGCTGACCGACCACGCCAAGGCGTGGCCGCCGACGCTGTCGGGCGGTCAGGCACAACGAGTTTCGTTGGCGAGGGCATTGGTCGCCGAGCCCCAGCTGCTGTTGCTGGACGAGCCGTTCGGTGCGCTCGATGCGCTCACCCGGCTTTCCATGCGCGCGCTGCTGCTCGACTTGTGGCGCGCCCACGGATTCGGCGTGCTGCTCGTCACGCACGACGTTGACGAGGCCATCGAGCTGGCTGACCGGGTGTTGGTCCTCGAGGACGGCCGGATTGCTCACTCCCTGGAGATCGAGGCCCCGCGGCCGACCGCGTCGCAGCGCACCGCCCAGCACGATCGTTACCGCGCAGAGCTCCTCGACAAGCTCGGCGTTCGGCATTGA
- a CDS encoding ABC transporter permease has translation MVSIPTETVAAPPAVGPPRRQRRWTVLRILSPVLLLVLWQFFSATGLIPQDVLPAPQLIFDAGLQLVRNGKLAEALEVSGLRVVEGLLLGGVIGVALGVAVGLSRWFEATLDPPLQMVRALPHLGLIPLFILWFGIGELPKVLLVALGVSFPLYLNTVSAIKQVDPKLLETADVLGFSLSQRLRTIILPSAAPQVLVGLRQSLAIAWLTLIVAEQINADKGIGFLINNARDFLRIDIIIFCLVVYALLGIGTDAVVRVLEQRALRYRT, from the coding sequence ATGGTGAGCATCCCCACCGAGACGGTCGCCGCGCCGCCGGCGGTCGGTCCACCGCGCAGGCAGCGCCGGTGGACGGTGCTGCGGATCTTGTCGCCCGTACTGCTGTTGGTGTTGTGGCAATTCTTCAGCGCCACCGGGCTCATCCCCCAGGACGTCCTGCCGGCCCCGCAACTGATCTTCGACGCCGGCCTGCAGCTCGTCCGCAACGGCAAGCTCGCCGAGGCGCTCGAGGTATCCGGGCTGCGTGTCGTCGAAGGCCTGTTGCTCGGCGGTGTGATCGGGGTGGCGCTGGGGGTGGCGGTGGGGCTGTCGCGCTGGTTCGAGGCGACGCTGGATCCGCCCCTTCAGATGGTGCGGGCGCTGCCCCATCTTGGTTTGATCCCGCTGTTTATCCTGTGGTTCGGCATCGGCGAGCTGCCCAAGGTGCTACTGGTCGCGTTGGGAGTCAGTTTCCCGCTGTACCTGAACACGGTCTCGGCGATCAAGCAGGTCGATCCGAAACTGCTGGAAACCGCTGACGTTCTTGGCTTTTCGCTGAGCCAACGACTGCGCACCATCATCTTGCCGAGCGCGGCACCGCAGGTGCTGGTCGGGCTGCGACAGTCGCTGGCCATTGCGTGGCTGACGCTCATCGTCGCCGAACAGATCAACGCGGACAAAGGCATCGGGTTTCTGATCAACAACGCCCGCGACTTCCTGCGCATCGACATCATCATCTTCTGCTTGGTCGTCTACGCGTTGCTCGGCATTGGCACCGACGCCGTCGTCCGGGTGCTCGAACAGCGAGCATTGAGGTATCGCACATGA
- a CDS encoding Zn-ribbon domain-containing OB-fold protein, translating into MQKALAPEISTWPEESPQLIGSRCGACGATAFPVQDRCPRCSGGGMSEVLLPRTGTLVAWTTQGFPPGAPYAGPTGKDFVPFGVGLVQLGLGDEAVIRVEGRLTENDPAKLKFGQQVELTMVPFTTDADGNDIITFAFRPV; encoded by the coding sequence ATGCAGAAGGCACTCGCCCCGGAGATCTCAACCTGGCCCGAGGAGAGCCCGCAGCTGATCGGCAGCCGGTGCGGTGCCTGCGGCGCCACCGCCTTCCCGGTGCAGGACCGGTGCCCGCGCTGCAGCGGCGGTGGGATGAGTGAGGTGCTGCTGCCGCGCACCGGGACCCTGGTGGCCTGGACGACGCAGGGTTTCCCGCCGGGGGCCCCGTACGCGGGACCGACCGGGAAGGACTTCGTGCCCTTCGGTGTCGGCCTGGTGCAGCTCGGTTTGGGCGACGAGGCGGTGATCCGCGTCGAGGGCCGGCTGACCGAGAACGACCCGGCCAAGCTGAAGTTTGGACAGCAGGTCGAGCTGACCATGGTGCCGTTCACCACCGACGCGGACGGCAACGACATCATCACCTTTGCGTTTCGGCCGGTCTAG
- a CDS encoding thiolase family protein: protein MTNDVAIIGVGLHPFGRFEKTAMQMGAEAIQLALTDAGVAWKDIQFGFGGSYEVSNPDAVTRLVGLTGITFTNVFNACATAASAIQQTADTIRLGKYDIGIAIGLDKHPRGAFTDDPAKLALPQWYAQNGQFVTTKFFGMKANKYLHDHNISQETLARVANKNFRNGALNPNAFRRKEISVEEILNSAVLNYPLTQYMFCAPDEGAAAVVMCRADIAHKFTDKPVYVRASEIRTRRFGAYEVHATSAPLDEDSAPTVYAAEAAYEAAGIGPEDVDIAQLQDTDAGAEVIHMAETGLCADGEQEKLLADGATEIHGSIPVNTDGGLIANGEPIGASGLRQVHELVRQLRGEAGERQVPGSPRVGLAQVYGAPGTASATILSL from the coding sequence ATGACCAACGATGTAGCCATCATCGGTGTCGGCCTGCACCCCTTCGGCAGGTTTGAGAAGACCGCGATGCAAATGGGCGCCGAAGCCATCCAGCTCGCGCTCACCGACGCCGGCGTGGCATGGAAGGACATCCAGTTCGGCTTCGGCGGCAGCTACGAGGTATCAAACCCCGACGCCGTGACGCGCCTGGTCGGGCTGACCGGCATTACCTTCACCAATGTGTTCAACGCCTGCGCCACCGCGGCCAGCGCCATTCAACAGACCGCCGACACCATCCGGCTGGGCAAGTACGACATTGGCATCGCGATCGGCTTGGACAAGCATCCGCGCGGCGCCTTCACTGACGATCCCGCCAAGCTGGCGCTGCCGCAGTGGTACGCCCAAAATGGGCAGTTCGTCACCACCAAGTTTTTCGGCATGAAGGCCAACAAGTACCTGCACGACCACAACATCTCGCAGGAGACGCTGGCGCGGGTGGCCAACAAGAACTTCCGAAACGGCGCACTGAATCCGAATGCCTTCCGGCGCAAGGAGATCTCCGTCGAGGAGATCCTGAACTCGGCCGTGCTGAACTATCCGTTGACGCAGTACATGTTCTGCGCGCCCGACGAGGGCGCCGCGGCCGTCGTCATGTGCCGTGCCGACATCGCGCATAAGTTCACCGACAAGCCGGTCTACGTCCGGGCCAGCGAGATCCGCACCCGCCGATTCGGCGCCTACGAAGTGCACGCCACGTCGGCGCCGCTGGACGAGGACTCCGCGCCGACCGTGTATGCCGCCGAGGCCGCCTACGAAGCCGCGGGCATCGGCCCCGAGGACGTCGACATCGCACAGCTACAGGACACCGACGCGGGTGCCGAGGTCATCCACATGGCCGAGACCGGTCTGTGCGCCGACGGTGAGCAGGAGAAGTTGCTGGCCGACGGTGCCACCGAGATCCACGGCTCGATTCCGGTGAACACCGACGGAGGCCTGATCGCCAACGGCGAGCCGATCGGAGCGTCGGGTCTGCGGCAAGTGCACGAGCTGGTCCGTCAGCTGCGCGGCGAGGCGGGGGAGCGTCAGGTTCCGGGCAGCCCGCGGGTCGGCCTTGCGCAGGTGTACGGCGCTCCAGGTACCGCGTCGGCCACGATCCTTTCGCTCTGA
- a CDS encoding DNA repair helicase XPB, producing MTDGPLIVQSDKTVLLEVDHEQADAARAAIAPFAELERAPEHVHTYRITPLALWNARAAGHDAEQVVDALVSFSRYAVPQPLLVDIVDTMARYGRLQLVKHPAHGLTLVSVDRAVLEEVLRNKKIAPMLGARIDDDTVVVHGSERGRLKQMLLKIGWPAEDLAGYVDGEAHPISLDQDDWELRDYQRLAADSFWAGGSGVVVLPCGAGKTLVGAAAMAKASATTLILVTNIVSARQWKRELIARTSLTEEEIGEYSGERKEIRPVTISTYQMITRRSKGEYRHLELFDSRDWGLIVYDEVHLLPAPVFRMTADLQSKRRLGLTATLIREDGREGDVFSLIGPKRYDAPWKDIEAQGWIAPAECVEVRVTMTDNERMMYATAEPEERYKLCSTVHTKIAVVKSILEKHPGEQTLVIGAYLDQLDELGAVLNAPVIQGSTKTKEREALFESFRSGEISTLVVSKVANFSIDLPEASVAVQVSGTFGSRQEEAQRLGRLLRPKADGGGAIFYSVVARDSLDADYAAHRQRFLAEQGYGYIIRDADDLLGPAI from the coding sequence ATGACTGACGGACCGTTGATTGTGCAGTCCGACAAGACGGTGCTGCTGGAAGTGGACCACGAGCAGGCCGACGCGGCGCGCGCCGCGATCGCGCCGTTCGCCGAGCTCGAGCGCGCACCCGAGCACGTGCACACCTACCGCATCACCCCGCTGGCGCTATGGAACGCCCGCGCGGCGGGCCACGACGCTGAACAGGTGGTCGACGCGCTGGTCAGTTTTTCCCGATACGCGGTGCCGCAGCCGTTGCTGGTCGACATCGTCGACACCATGGCCCGCTACGGGCGACTGCAACTGGTCAAGCACCCGGCCCACGGCCTGACCCTGGTAAGCGTGGATCGCGCGGTGCTCGAGGAAGTGTTGCGCAACAAGAAGATTGCGCCGATGCTGGGCGCACGCATCGACGACGATACCGTTGTCGTGCACGGCAGCGAACGCGGCCGGCTCAAGCAGATGCTGTTGAAGATCGGTTGGCCGGCAGAGGATTTGGCCGGCTACGTGGACGGCGAGGCCCATCCGATCAGCCTCGACCAGGACGACTGGGAGCTACGCGATTACCAGCGGCTGGCCGCGGATTCGTTTTGGGCGGGCGGATCCGGCGTGGTGGTGCTGCCCTGTGGCGCCGGCAAGACGTTGGTCGGCGCCGCCGCGATGGCGAAAGCCAGTGCGACGACGCTGATCCTGGTGACCAACATCGTGTCGGCGCGGCAATGGAAACGGGAGCTCATCGCGCGGACCTCGCTGACCGAGGAAGAGATCGGTGAATACTCCGGCGAGCGCAAGGAAATCCGGCCGGTCACCATCTCGACCTACCAGATGATCACCCGGCGCAGTAAGGGCGAATACCGCCACCTGGAACTCTTCGACAGCCGGGACTGGGGGTTGATCGTCTATGACGAGGTGCATTTGTTGCCAGCACCCGTCTTTCGGATGACCGCGGACCTGCAATCCAAGCGTCGCCTCGGCCTGACCGCCACGCTGATACGCGAGGACGGCCGTGAGGGTGACGTGTTCTCGCTGATCGGGCCGAAACGCTACGACGCCCCCTGGAAGGACATCGAGGCGCAGGGCTGGATCGCCCCGGCGGAATGCGTCGAAGTTCGGGTCACCATGACCGACAACGAGCGCATGATGTACGCCACCGCCGAACCCGAAGAGCGCTACAAGCTCTGCTCGACGGTGCACACGAAAATCGCTGTGGTCAAGTCAATTCTGGAGAAGCACCCCGGCGAGCAGACCCTGGTGATCGGCGCCTACCTCGATCAGCTCGACGAGCTCGGCGCCGTACTCAATGCCCCGGTGATCCAGGGCTCGACCAAGACCAAGGAACGCGAGGCGTTGTTCGAGAGCTTCCGCAGCGGCGAGATATCCACGTTGGTGGTGTCCAAGGTCGCCAACTTTTCGATCGACTTGCCCGAAGCGTCGGTGGCGGTGCAGGTTTCGGGAACGTTCGGCTCACGCCAAGAGGAGGCCCAACGGCTGGGCCGGCTGCTACGACCCAAGGCCGACGGCGGCGGGGCCATCTTCTACTCCGTCGTGGCCCGCGACAGCCTAGACGCCGACTACGCCGCGCACCGGCAGCGCTTCCTGGCCGAGCAGGGCTACGGTTACATCATCCGCGATGCCGACGACCTGCTGGGTCCGGCGATTTGA
- a CDS encoding helicase-associated domain-containing protein encodes MTDNTPDIPLGSWLADLPDERLIRLLELRPDLAQPPPGSIAALAARAGARQSVKAATDELDFLRLAVLDALLVLHADTAAVPTAKLLALLDGRAPEDGVLEALEDLRQRALVWGDSAIRLSAETGTALPWHPGQVTLEDNSRTVEQIAELIDGLTEAQRDVLDKLLEGSPMGRTRDAAPGAPADRPVPQLLAMGLLRRVDAETVILPRHVGQVLRGEQPGPMQLTAPDPVVSTTTAEDVDAAAAGAVLDLLREVDVLLDSLGTTPVPELRSGGLGVREVKRLAKTTGIDEPRLGLVLEVAAAAGLIASGRPDPEPESGDGLYWAPTVAADRFAAMSAAERWHLLAGAWLELPGRPALIGDRGPDGKPYAALSDSLYSTAAPLDRRLLLGLLASLPAGAGVDAGTASAALIWCRPRWTRRLQPGPVADLLAESHALGLVGRGAISTPGRALLEESVDFSATVVAMARALPEPIDHFLMQADLTVVVPGPLQRDLADELATVATVESAGAAMVYRISEQSIRHALDVGKTRDWMHAFFASHSKTPVPQGLTYLIDDVARRHGQLRIGMAASFVRCEDPALLAQAVAAGEDLQLRALAPTVAVSPAAIGEVLNALRAAGFAPAAEDSTGAIVDVRPLRARVPTPQQRRLYRASPRPNGETLTAVVSVLRKVTTAPFGNSRVEPAAAMALLQDAAKNQDTLVIGYLDAAGVATQRMVSPIAVRGGQLVAFDSASGRLRDFAIHRITSVVSDVDG; translated from the coding sequence ATGACCGACAACACCCCGGATATCCCGCTGGGGTCCTGGCTGGCCGACTTGCCCGACGAGCGGCTGATCCGACTGCTGGAACTCCGGCCAGACCTTGCCCAGCCGCCCCCTGGCAGCATTGCGGCCCTGGCCGCGCGTGCCGGGGCCCGGCAGTCGGTCAAGGCCGCCACCGACGAGTTGGATTTCCTGCGGTTGGCGGTGCTCGACGCGTTGCTGGTGCTACATGCGGACACCGCCGCGGTGCCGACCGCCAAACTGTTGGCGCTTCTCGACGGCCGCGCACCCGAGGACGGGGTCCTCGAGGCGCTCGAGGATCTCAGGCAGCGCGCCCTGGTATGGGGTGACAGCGCGATCCGGTTGTCCGCCGAGACCGGCACCGCGTTGCCCTGGCATCCCGGACAGGTGACGCTCGAGGACAATTCCCGCACCGTCGAGCAGATCGCGGAGCTGATCGACGGGCTGACCGAGGCGCAGCGCGACGTCCTGGACAAGCTGCTCGAAGGCTCTCCGATGGGCCGTACCCGCGACGCCGCTCCCGGCGCACCGGCCGATCGACCGGTGCCGCAATTGTTGGCGATGGGCCTGCTGCGGCGCGTCGACGCCGAGACGGTGATCCTGCCCCGCCATGTCGGGCAGGTGCTGCGCGGCGAGCAGCCCGGTCCGATGCAGCTGACGGCGCCCGACCCCGTGGTGTCGACGACCACGGCCGAGGATGTTGACGCCGCGGCGGCCGGAGCCGTTCTCGACCTGCTGCGCGAGGTCGACGTGTTACTGGACAGCCTTGGCACTACGCCGGTTCCCGAGCTGCGCAGCGGCGGCCTTGGCGTACGCGAGGTCAAGCGGCTGGCCAAGACCACCGGCATCGACGAGCCGCGGTTGGGGTTGGTGCTTGAGGTCGCCGCCGCCGCCGGACTGATCGCCAGCGGCCGGCCCGATCCGGAGCCCGAAAGCGGTGACGGCCTCTACTGGGCGCCGACGGTGGCCGCCGACCGCTTCGCCGCGATGTCCGCCGCCGAGCGCTGGCACCTGCTGGCCGGCGCATGGCTTGAGCTACCGGGGCGTCCCGCGCTGATCGGCGATCGTGGCCCCGACGGCAAACCGTATGCGGCCCTGTCTGATTCGCTCTATTCGACGGCCGCTCCGCTGGACCGGCGGTTGCTGCTGGGCTTGCTCGCCAGCCTGCCGGCCGGCGCCGGGGTCGATGCGGGCACCGCCTCTGCGGCGCTGATCTGGTGCCGCCCCCGGTGGACCCGGCGCCTGCAACCCGGCCCCGTCGCCGACCTGCTGGCGGAGAGCCACGCGCTGGGGCTGGTCGGCCGCGGCGCGATCAGCACTCCCGGGCGGGCGCTGCTCGAGGAGTCCGTTGACTTCTCCGCCACGGTTGTCGCGATGGCGCGGGCGCTGCCCGAACCGATCGACCACTTCCTGATGCAGGCTGACCTGACCGTCGTGGTGCCGGGGCCGTTGCAACGCGATCTCGCCGACGAACTGGCGACGGTGGCCACCGTCGAATCGGCCGGGGCGGCGATGGTCTACCGGATAAGCGAGCAGTCCATCCGGCATGCTCTCGACGTCGGCAAGACCCGGGACTGGATGCACGCGTTCTTTGCGAGTCACTCTAAAACGCCTGTACCGCAAGGTCTTACCTACCTGATCGACGACGTGGCCCGCCGCCACGGTCAGCTCCGGATCGGGATGGCCGCGTCGTTTGTGCGTTGCGAGGACCCGGCCCTGCTGGCTCAGGCCGTGGCCGCGGGTGAGGATCTGCAGCTGCGGGCCCTGGCACCGACGGTCGCCGTCTCGCCCGCGGCGATCGGCGAAGTGCTCAACGCGCTGCGGGCCGCGGGCTTTGCCCCCGCAGCCGAAGACTCCACCGGTGCCATCGTCGACGTCCGGCCGTTGCGAGCCCGGGTGCCGACCCCGCAGCAACGCCGGCTCTATCGGGCGTCGCCGCGGCCCAATGGCGAGACACTGACCGCCGTCGTCTCGGTGCTGCGCAAGGTGACCACCGCTCCGTTCGGCAACAGCCGCGTCGAGCCGGCCGCCGCGATGGCGCTGCTGCAAGACGCGGCCAAAAACCAAGACACGCTGGTGATCGGGTATCTCGACGCGGCCGGCGTGGCCACCCAGCGGATGGTGTCGCCGATCGCGGTACGCGGTGGCCAGCTGGTGGCCTTCGATTCGGCGTCGGGGCGGCTGCGCGATTTCGCGATTCACCGCATCACATCGGTCGTGTCGGACGTCGACGGATAA
- the moaC gene encoding cyclic pyranopterin monophosphate synthase MoaC — protein sequence MVDVTEKPTTKRTAVAAGVLRTSAHVVDLISSGGLPKGDALATARVAGILAAKRTSDLIPLCHQLALTGVDIEFSVGESDIDIVATVHSTDRTGVEMEALTAVSVAALTLYDMIKAVDRAACIDDVRVLRKEGGKSGNWVRA from the coding sequence ATGGTCGATGTGACCGAAAAGCCGACCACCAAGCGCACCGCGGTCGCCGCGGGTGTGTTGCGCACCTCCGCGCATGTGGTGGACCTGATCTCCAGCGGGGGGCTACCCAAGGGCGACGCCCTCGCGACGGCGCGGGTGGCCGGAATCCTGGCCGCCAAGCGCACCAGCGATCTGATCCCGCTGTGCCACCAGCTCGCTCTCACCGGGGTCGACATCGAATTCAGCGTGGGCGAGTCAGACATCGACATCGTCGCGACGGTCCACAGCACCGACCGTACGGGTGTCGAGATGGAGGCGCTGACGGCGGTGAGCGTGGCCGCGCTTACGCTCTACGACATGATCAAGGCGGTTGATCGGGCGGCCTGTATCGATGACGTCCGGGTGCTTCGCAAAGAGGGTGGCAAGTCCGGAAATTGGGTGCGGGCATGA
- a CDS encoding MogA/MoaB family molybdenum cofactor biosynthesis protein, with product MSPRTARVIIASTRASSGVYSDKCGPILAEWLSQQGFSVPEPEVVADGKPVGEALRAALDDDVDVILTSGGTGISPTDATPDQTVAVVDYLIPGLADAIRHSGLPKVPTSVLSRGVCGVAGRTLIINLPGSPGGVRDGLGVLADVLDHALDQIAGKDHKQ from the coding sequence ATGAGCCCGCGGACCGCCCGGGTGATCATCGCCTCGACCCGAGCCTCCAGCGGGGTGTACTCGGACAAATGCGGCCCAATCCTCGCGGAATGGCTTTCACAGCAGGGGTTTTCGGTCCCAGAGCCGGAAGTGGTCGCGGACGGGAAGCCGGTCGGTGAGGCGCTGCGCGCCGCGCTCGACGACGATGTCGACGTCATCCTGACCTCCGGCGGTACCGGTATCTCCCCGACCGATGCCACCCCGGATCAGACCGTTGCGGTGGTGGACTATCTGATTCCCGGCCTGGCCGACGCCATTCGGCACTCCGGCTTGCCCAAAGTCCCGACGTCGGTGCTCTCACGCGGGGTGTGCGGGGTGGCCGGTCGCACTCTCATCATCAACCTGCCGGGTTCGCCCGGTGGTGTACGGGACGGGCTGGGTGTGCTTGCTGACGTTCTCGACCATGCCCTTGACCAGATCGCTGGTAAAGACCACAAACAATGA